A window of the Bacteroides thetaiotaomicron VPI-5482 genome harbors these coding sequences:
- a CDS encoding helix-turn-helix transcriptional regulator, translating into MAKKDVNRLKIMLAVTKRSNKWLAEMLGKDQATISKWCTNTCQPDLETLIRISDLLKVDVNDLLNKECIKE; encoded by the coding sequence ATGGCAAAGAAAGATGTAAACAGATTGAAAATAATGTTGGCAGTAACCAAGCGCTCAAACAAGTGGTTGGCAGAAATGTTGGGTAAAGACCAAGCAACCATTTCTAAATGGTGCACCAACACTTGCCAACCAGACTTGGAAACCTTAATACGGATTTCTGATTTGCTGAAAGTGGATGTAAACGATTTGTTGAATAAAGAATGTATCAAAGAATGA